Proteins encoded by one window of Xiphophorus couchianus chromosome 13, X_couchianus-1.0, whole genome shotgun sequence:
- the LOC114155974 gene encoding pro-opiomelanocortin-like: MHPVLLLVVAVTVGGARTTFSRCWERRSCQELISESSMTECFQLCGLDPHEMTSILSSVHLQRPPSSIFLSPSPSSSSSQAKRSYSMEHFRWGKPLGRKRHPAEIPAGKKVDGDSAEIFPGELRWWELSREKMTAEDEERQEEAEEVSNEQHDKKDIPYKMKHFRWSGPVAGKRYWGFMKSWQEHSKRPLITLFKNVINKDGEEEKRAK; the protein is encoded by the exons ATGCATCCTGTGTTGCTATTGGTGGTTGCAGTGACGGTGGGCGGGGCCAGAACGACGTTCAGTCGCTGTTGGGAACGCCGGAGCTGCCAGGAGCTCATCTCTGAGAGCAGCATGACG GAGTGTTTCCAGCTTTGTGGACTTGACCCTCATGAGATGACCTCCATTCTTAGCAGTGTTCACCTTCAGCGTCCTCCTTCAtccatctttctttctccttcaccctcttcctcctcctctcaagCCAAACGTTCCTACTCCATGGAGCATTTCCGTTGGGGGAAGCCTCTTGGGAGAAAGCGTCATCCAGCGGAAATCCCTGCAGGCAAAAAGGTAGATGGGGACTCAGCTGAGATTTTCCCTGGAGAGCTGAGGTGGTGGGAGCTTTCCAGGGAAAAAATGACAGCTGAGGATGAGGAGAGACaagaggaagcagaggaggTCTCCAATGAGCAGCATGATAAAAAAGACATCCCGTACAAGATGAAGCACTTCCGCTGGAGCGGCCCTGTGGCGGGCAAACGCTACTGGGGCTTCATGAAGAGCTGGCAGGAGCACAGCAAGAGGCCGCTCATCACACTCTTCAAAAACGTCATCAACAAAGacggagaggaggagaagagagcAAAATGA